In Stomoxys calcitrans chromosome 2, idStoCalc2.1, whole genome shotgun sequence, the following proteins share a genomic window:
- the LOC106093358 gene encoding exocyst complex component 8 codes for MIVEQLILKVGGHLFLCLYPANMTDIIKEFDNPNFSVEKYTKQLVKECVGGADLQKKKKEIQVYSDKTSSTLKKSVYANYMQFIETAKEISNLESEMTQLSLLLHDQHNILSSLTDEKNGVTIKSNESADREGQTQEEVENMHATRAVKEMVHGYEGNLEGKTFLNEGALTELDSNDYRPIQRVFFLLFNDVLIVCKVKHDKRLEFLVEYDPKKIAVINIKDLDGVKNAINIITPDGSKIFQSITAAGKAEWIEQLEVAFRWDQQQKKAKKGPAPQPPKAKPINASTSEKSLDISPTESTAHKVEEQMGPEWIQSATDEIQTFIAQRHFEEAEALIKRCQEFLGQDKTFKNSAEIEDKIKQLEKQLTDVLLQELSKCHARNLQVALRSSRRSLQILVDMGKARQACGTLLKVCSIALRTSQREARKNNAEISELFFCDLAQVASAFLLSFDARQPACVSALVVWCNAELQYFAGQLKKHYLTKGSHLEAIAKCMEGVRKPCAKLTEIGLDLQYHLEGLLRADLEELINESRIRLLETIGRTEDPWQPFNLQTKSNLKRLLMELDNLGIDMRPHTTGDTWVNLTQSTLNFTRHYLQLTNHCAYLSKSEALSKSCQCLLKDLITAQYSVKPDPNLSVDPNFVIKNKQYLSDELLPIAISNFRRISGINPEIIRNVDIMHKQQQAAPIPKKRSVYQTDVF; via the exons ATGATTGTAGAACAGCTGATCTTGAAAGTGGGTGGGCATCTATTCTTGTGTTTATATCCAGCAAATATGACGGACATAATAAAAGAATTTGATAATCCTAATTTTAGCGTTGAAAAAT ACACCAAGCAATTGGTAAAGGAATGCGTCGGTGGAGCAGACTTacagaaaaagaagaaggaaatacAGGTGTACAGCGACAAGACGTCATCCACTCTGAAGAAATCTGTCTATGCCAATTATATGCAGTTCATAGAAACAGCAAAGGAGATATCCA ATCTTGAGTCGGAAATGACACAGTTGTCTCTACTACTCCATGACCAGCACAATATATTGTCTTCATTGACCGACGAAAAGAACGGGGTAACAATAAAGTCCAACGAAAGCGCTGACAGGGAGGGTCAAACGCAAGAGGAAGTGGAAAATATGCACGCCACAAGAGCAGTGAAAGAAATGGTACACGGGTATGAGGGCAATCTGGAGGGTAAGACTTTTCTAAATGAAGGAGCGCTAACCGAATTGGACAGTAACGACTACCGTCCAATACAGAGGGTATTTTTTCTACTGTTCAACGATGTACTTATCGTTTGCAAAGTGAAACACGATAA ACGGCTGGAATTTCTGGTGGAGTACGACCCGAAGAAAATTGCTGTAATTAATATAAAAGACCTGGATGGTGTGAAGAATGCCATCAATATCATAACTCCAGATGGttccaaaatatttcaaagcatCACCGCTGCTGGTAAAGCGGAATGGATAGAGCAGTTGGAGGTCGCCTTCCGATGGGACCAACAACAGAAGAAAGCAAAGAAAGGCCCAGCGCCCCAGCCACCAAAAGCTAAACCTATAAATGCATCTACAAGTGAAAAGTCTCTTGATATAAGTCCCACTGAATCCACTGCCCACAAAGTGGAAGAGCAAATGGGCCCGGAGTGGATCCAGAGCGCCACCGATGAAATACAAACATTCATCGCTCAACGTCATTTTGAGGAAGCTGAAGCTCTAATTAAAAGATGTCAGGAATTTCTAGGCCAGGACAAAACGTTCAAGAATTCCGCCGAAATTGAAGATAAAATCAAGCAATTGGAAAAGCAACTAACAGACGTGTTGTTGCAAGAACTCTCTAAATGTCATGCCCGCAACCTACAGGTGGCATTGAGGTCTTCAAGACGAAGTTTGCAGATCCTCGTCGATATGGGAAAGGCACGTCAGGCTTGTGGCACTTTGCTTAAAGTTTGCTCGATTGCATTGCGAACGTCGCAGAGAGAAGCGCGGAAAAACAACGCCGAAATATCGGAACTGTTTTTTTGTGACCTGGCCCAAGTTGCTTCTGCCTTTTTGCTGTCGTTTGATGCTCGTCAACCAGCTTGCGTAAGTG CCCTTGTAGTCTGGTGTAATGCAGAGCTACAATATTTTGCCGGCCAACTGAAGAAACACTACCTAACAAAGGGAAGTCATCTGGAAGCTATAGCTAAATGCATGGAAGGTGTCCGAAAACCTTGTGCAAAACTAACTGAAATCGGCTTGGATCTTCAGTATCACCTTGAAGGGCTTCTCCGAGCTGATCTGGAAGAACTGATCAACGAGTCTCGAATAAGACTCTTGGAAACCATTGGTCGCACAGAAGATCCCTGGCAGCCCTTTAATCTACAGACCAAGTCCAACTTAAAGCGACTGCTAATGGAACTAGACAACTTGGGCATTGATATGCGTCCGCATACTACCGGGGACACTTGGGTCAATTTAACACAATCCACTTTGAATTTTACCCGACATTATTTGCAACTGACCAATCATTGTGCCTACCTTTCGAAAAGCGAAGCTCTATCGAAATCCTGTCAATGTCTCTTAAAAGATTTGATAACCGCCCAGTACTCGGTAAAACCAGATCCCAACTTAAGCGTTGAT CCGAATTTCGTGATAAAAAACAAGCAATACCTAAGTGATGAGTTACTCCCAATTGCTATCTCAAATTTTCGTCGTATAAGCGGCATCAATCCAGAAATTATACGAAATGTTGATATAATGCATAAGCAACAACAAGCTGCACCCATTCCCAAAAAACGAAGTGTCTATCAAACTGACGTCTTTTAA